A genomic stretch from Nodularia sp. NIES-3585 includes:
- a CDS encoding type I polyketide synthase gives MMAVDKQLDNVPKFISLVELLRYRALHQPHQPAYIFLQDGEIESGSLTYQELDIQARAIAAYLQSQTSEGQRALLFYPPGLEFITAFFGCLYAGVIAVPAYPPRRNQKMSRLQSILSDAQSSIALTSTSILVDIESRLNEQKESGVMHLLATDSIAKDLATNWQKPEINSDTLAFLQYTSGSTSTPKGVMVSHGNLLHTLADLDIGWNHTLESVMVSWLPTFHDLGLIYGVLEPLRFGFPCYMMPPASFLQKPLRWLEAISRYGGTHSGAPNFAYDLCVSTISEEQKANLNLSTWQMALNAAEPISPATLERFIKAFAVCGFQADTLCPGYGLAETTLKVSTVHCDKPTVLFHVSATDFEQHRVVTVPPDSENCQTWVSCGEVALDTEIIIADPERLTRCAPDEVGEIWVAGTCVAQGYWNRPQATKETFHAYLADTEAGPFLRTGDLGFLMNGQLCVTGRVKDLIIIAGKNHYPQDIERTVEACHPALRPNCGAAFSVTVVAEERLVVAQEIERSHLRKLNNPEVMSAIRKAVAEQHELQVYAIVLLRTASIPKTSSGKIQRRACQTGFLATSLDVVASWHENSAPQLQTNKKPANNSESKLVAAPPSNQDKLRAAEEIEKWLVAKIAERLGSSTEEIDIQQPLVEYGLSSLAAVGISGELQEWLERPLSPTLLYDYSTIENLALYLGGVDTKVNQPKTHQLLKDQEAIAIIGMGCRLPDANNLEEFWQLLQNRVDAITPVPPSRWQTKLSDSTIPAWGGFIEDVEQFDPQFFGISPREAESMDPQQRLLLEVTWEALENGGQAPDKLAGTDTGVFIGISNYDYARLQFPQSSPTNVYAGTGNAFSIVANRLSYLLDLRGPSWAVDTACSSSLVAVHQACLSLQKGECQMAIAGGVNLILSPEMTATFSQAGMLAPDGRCKSFDADANGYVRGEGCGVVILKRLSDAYRDGDTVLAVIKGSAVNQDGRSNGLTAPNGLAQQAVIRQALANAGIAPAELDYVEAHGTGTSLGDPIEVNALKEVLIEGRQSDQLAYIGSVKTNIGHLEAAAGIAGLIKVVLALQHQAIPANLHLQKLNPLIDINGTSISIPTELQPWTIGEKRRLAGISSFGFGGTNAHLIVEEASALSPSEAAVERPWHLLTVSAKSPSALEQLAQRYQSWLSQNSLTSIANLCFTANTGRAHFTHRLAILAQSQEQLQSELAAFTSKESLSISSQIAPRRPKIAFLFSGQGSQYVNMGRQLYETNPTFRQILQRCEEIVQPYWPQPLLSVLYPDTGLDSPLDNTAYTQPAIFALEYALYELWKSWGIIPDIVMGHSLGEYAAACAAGIMTWEEGLKIVAQRAKLMQTLPQDGTMVAVFAEAAQIKEALAKQASEVVIAAVNGKQHFVLSGRKAEVEAVVAILERQGIKTKFLKVSHGFHSPLMEPMLAEFSQILTKFAFAGTEIDIVSNLTGEIATADITTPAYWCRQILEPVQFAAGMETLRQQGCSLFIEIGANPTLVGMGIRCLPENTYGWLPSLRQGQEDWRALLTSLKTLYLQGISVNWAGFERDYPRQKLTQLPNYPFERSRYWLETAENLASVSSSLIDSQQIPILDILSKGETEKLAQLLNITQQVTEKSNSPMDVLENLVKVYQWQLQMAPVQNLLYQIQWQPKPHSQTINSLKQENWLIFADKQGMGQAIAQQLQKQGHHCHLVYAGDTYEKINSLTSYINPKHDGDYKQLLQDVSITKILYLWSLEAEFTHLISPSAIQKIQQHICGSLLYLVQSLATFGHTLSPSLWIVTRGAIAFGQELSNLVQAPLQGLGKVIALEHNRLWGGMIDLSPNTSNNEVEILLQAIQTADGEDQIVIREEQCYVPRLISYQPQKGLIQKFNSNSTYLITGGLGALGLQIAQWFVQQGVRHLVLVNRSLASQQTQIILDDLRQKGVTVKVAQADVSSPVAIAGVLEDIKANMPPLRGIIHAAGILDDGILIQQNWECFSQVMAPKVAGAWNLHQLTRDLQLDFFVCFSSIAALLGSLGQANYAAANAFVDALAHYRQKLGLPGLSINWGPFSGIGMAATVDNYYQTRWQEQGITPLNPEQAVQILQLLFKQDKPQVGVLQVDWSIFSQARRVEVQRPILAELIIPSKSQANEVESNSATSDLLNQLQLANHRDRYEILVTYLQKQVHQILRLPSSQLPEPQQGFFDMGIDSLMAIELKNLLESHLHISLPTTLILEFPTIHKLAAYLEQEVVILQSSQERPQIDSPDLLENLEQLSKLEILSDTALVEPDFVEELAELETLLKGNKYE, from the coding sequence ATGATGGCTGTTGACAAGCAATTAGACAATGTACCCAAATTTATTAGTTTGGTAGAGCTTTTACGTTACAGAGCTTTACATCAACCACATCAACCTGCTTACATCTTCTTACAAGATGGAGAAATTGAATCTGGAAGTTTGACATATCAAGAATTAGATATACAGGCACGGGCGATCGCCGCTTATCTTCAATCACAAACTTCTGAGGGTCAACGGGCCCTACTATTCTACCCCCCTGGACTAGAATTTATTACCGCTTTTTTTGGTTGTTTATATGCTGGAGTTATAGCTGTTCCTGCTTATCCACCCCGTCGCAATCAAAAAATGTCGCGGTTACAGTCAATTCTTTCTGATGCCCAATCATCGATAGCACTCACATCAACTTCAATATTGGTAGACATCGAAAGTCGGCTGAATGAACAAAAAGAATCAGGTGTAATGCACTTGTTAGCCACAGATAGTATTGCCAAGGACTTAGCAACGAATTGGCAAAAACCAGAAATCAACAGCGATACTTTAGCTTTTTTACAATACACTTCAGGTTCAACCTCAACTCCGAAAGGGGTAATGGTCAGCCACGGTAATTTACTACACACACTGGCAGATCTCGATATTGGTTGGAACCACACACTTGAGAGTGTGATGGTAAGTTGGCTACCTACTTTCCATGACTTAGGGCTGATTTATGGAGTACTAGAACCATTACGCTTTGGGTTTCCCTGTTATATGATGCCTCCGGCTTCCTTTCTCCAAAAACCACTGCGTTGGCTAGAAGCAATCTCGCGTTACGGTGGCACTCATAGTGGTGCACCTAACTTTGCTTATGATTTATGCGTCAGCACAATTTCTGAAGAACAAAAGGCAAACTTAAACCTCAGCACCTGGCAAATGGCGCTCAATGCCGCCGAACCTATTTCACCTGCAACACTTGAGCGGTTTATCAAAGCATTTGCAGTTTGTGGTTTCCAAGCAGATACTCTCTGCCCAGGATACGGTCTTGCCGAAACTACACTGAAAGTTTCTACAGTCCATTGCGACAAGCCTACCGTCCTGTTTCATGTGTCCGCTACAGATTTTGAACAGCACCGCGTGGTTACAGTTCCGCCTGATTCGGAGAATTGCCAAACTTGGGTTAGTTGTGGTGAAGTCGCTTTAGATACAGAAATTATCATTGCTGACCCTGAGCGTTTAACTCGTTGTGCCCCCGATGAAGTCGGTGAAATTTGGGTTGCAGGTACCTGCGTAGCACAAGGTTACTGGAATCGCCCTCAAGCTACAAAAGAAACATTCCACGCTTATTTAGCTGATACTGAGGCAGGGCCTTTCTTGCGGACTGGAGATTTGGGCTTTTTGATGAATGGGCAGCTGTGCGTAACAGGACGTGTTAAAGATTTAATCATTATCGCAGGTAAAAATCACTATCCCCAAGACATTGAACGTACAGTTGAAGCTTGCCACCCTGCATTAAGACCAAACTGCGGTGCAGCATTTTCTGTAACGGTTGTCGCTGAGGAACGTTTGGTAGTTGCTCAAGAAATAGAGCGTAGTCACTTGCGAAAGCTAAATAATCCGGAAGTGATGAGTGCGATTCGTAAAGCAGTAGCAGAGCAACACGAACTGCAAGTTTACGCAATTGTTTTGCTGAGAACTGCAAGTATCCCGAAAACTTCTAGTGGTAAGATTCAGCGCCGAGCCTGTCAAACTGGCTTTTTGGCAACCAGTCTGGATGTGGTGGCATCTTGGCATGAAAATTCCGCGCCACAATTACAAACAAATAAAAAACCAGCAAATAATAGTGAGAGCAAGCTTGTAGCAGCGCCACCCAGCAATCAAGACAAGTTACGGGCAGCAGAAGAGATTGAAAAGTGGCTAGTTGCCAAGATTGCAGAAAGACTAGGCAGCAGTACCGAAGAGATTGACATTCAACAACCTCTAGTTGAATATGGCTTGAGTTCTTTGGCGGCTGTAGGTATTTCTGGTGAATTGCAAGAATGGTTAGAACGCCCATTATCGCCAACGTTGTTATATGATTATTCGACGATTGAAAACCTCGCTTTATATTTAGGTGGTGTAGACACAAAAGTTAATCAGCCAAAGACTCATCAATTATTAAAAGATCAAGAAGCGATCGCGATTATCGGTATGGGTTGTCGCTTACCTGACGCTAACAATCTAGAAGAGTTCTGGCAACTGCTACAAAATAGGGTGGATGCGATTACACCAGTACCACCATCTCGCTGGCAAACTAAACTGTCTGATTCGACAATACCTGCTTGGGGTGGATTTATTGAAGATGTTGAGCAATTTGACCCTCAGTTTTTTGGCATTTCTCCAAGAGAAGCTGAGAGTATGGACCCACAGCAACGATTGCTCTTAGAAGTCACTTGGGAAGCCTTGGAAAATGGAGGACAAGCACCAGATAAACTAGCAGGTACTGACACGGGCGTGTTTATTGGCATCAGTAATTATGATTATGCCCGTTTGCAGTTTCCACAGTCTTCTCCAACCAATGTTTATGCTGGTACAGGCAATGCTTTTAGCATTGTTGCTAACCGCTTATCTTATCTGTTAGATTTACGCGGGCCTAGTTGGGCTGTAGATACGGCCTGTTCTTCTTCTTTAGTAGCAGTTCATCAAGCTTGTCTAAGTCTGCAAAAAGGAGAATGCCAAATGGCGATCGCTGGGGGAGTCAATCTCATCCTTTCCCCAGAAATGACAGCTACTTTTTCTCAAGCAGGGATGTTAGCTCCAGATGGTCGTTGTAAGTCCTTTGATGCTGATGCCAACGGTTATGTCCGAGGTGAAGGTTGTGGTGTGGTCATTCTCAAACGGCTATCTGATGCTTACCGAGATGGCGATACAGTTTTGGCAGTCATTAAAGGATCGGCAGTTAACCAAGACGGACGCAGTAATGGATTAACTGCTCCCAATGGTCTAGCTCAACAAGCTGTCATTCGCCAAGCTCTGGCCAACGCAGGTATTGCACCAGCAGAGCTTGACTATGTAGAAGCTCATGGTACAGGCACATCACTAGGAGACCCTATAGAAGTCAATGCCCTCAAAGAAGTATTAATCGAGGGTCGTCAGTCCGATCAACTAGCTTATATCGGCTCAGTCAAAACCAATATTGGGCATTTAGAAGCAGCCGCAGGAATTGCTGGGTTAATTAAAGTTGTTCTGGCACTGCAACATCAAGCTATTCCTGCCAACTTACATTTGCAAAAGCTGAATCCTCTGATTGATATCAACGGTACTTCCATTTCTATTCCTACAGAATTGCAGCCTTGGACTATTGGAGAAAAAAGACGTTTAGCTGGAATTAGTTCCTTTGGCTTTGGGGGAACGAATGCTCATTTAATTGTTGAAGAAGCCAGCGCCCTTTCTCCCTCTGAGGCTGCTGTAGAAAGACCTTGGCACTTACTAACAGTATCAGCAAAAAGTCCGTCAGCCCTAGAGCAGCTTGCTCAACGTTACCAATCTTGGTTAAGCCAAAATTCTCTAACTTCTATCGCCAATCTTTGTTTCACCGCAAATACTGGACGCGCACATTTCACCCATCGGCTGGCCATCCTTGCTCAATCACAAGAACAATTGCAATCTGAACTAGCAGCTTTTACCTCTAAAGAAAGTCTTTCTATCAGCTCTCAAATAGCTCCCAGAAGACCAAAAATTGCCTTCTTATTCTCTGGTCAGGGGTCACAATATGTCAACATGGGACGACAACTTTACGAAACTAACCCTACCTTCCGTCAAATTCTTCAACGTTGCGAGGAAATAGTTCAACCTTATTGGCCACAGCCGCTCCTGTCGGTATTGTATCCAGACACAGGTTTAGATTCCCCCTTGGATAACACCGCCTATACACAACCAGCTATTTTTGCCCTAGAATATGCTCTTTACGAACTGTGGAAATCCTGGGGAATTATACCTGATATTGTCATGGGTCACAGTTTAGGCGAATATGCAGCAGCTTGTGCAGCCGGAATTATGACCTGGGAAGAAGGGTTAAAAATAGTAGCACAAAGAGCAAAATTAATGCAAACATTGCCCCAAGATGGCACGATGGTAGCAGTATTTGCAGAAGCAGCGCAAATCAAAGAGGCATTAGCAAAACAAGCAAGCGAAGTGGTGATCGCCGCTGTTAATGGCAAGCAACATTTTGTCCTCTCAGGACGTAAAGCAGAGGTAGAAGCTGTAGTTGCAATTTTAGAAAGACAAGGAATCAAGACAAAATTCTTGAAAGTCTCTCATGGATTCCACTCTCCTTTGATGGAACCGATGTTGGCAGAATTTAGCCAAATCCTGACAAAGTTTGCTTTTGCAGGGACTGAAATTGATATTGTCTCAAATTTAACTGGCGAAATAGCTACCGCAGACATTACTACCCCAGCTTATTGGTGTCGCCAAATTTTAGAACCAGTACAATTTGCTGCTGGAATGGAAACCCTTCGTCAACAGGGTTGTAGTTTGTTTATCGAAATTGGAGCTAACCCAACTTTGGTAGGTATGGGTATCCGTTGTCTACCGGAAAATACTTATGGTTGGCTGCCCAGTTTGCGACAAGGACAAGAAGATTGGCGAGCGCTGCTAACAAGTCTTAAAACCTTGTACTTACAAGGGATATCAGTTAATTGGGCTGGATTTGAGCGAGATTATCCTCGTCAGAAATTAACACAACTACCTAATTACCCCTTTGAACGTTCTCGCTATTGGTTAGAGACAGCAGAGAATTTGGCTTCTGTCTCATCTTCTTTGATAGATTCCCAGCAGATTCCTATCTTAGATATCCTATCTAAGGGAGAGACAGAAAAGTTAGCTCAACTTTTGAACATTACCCAACAGGTTACAGAGAAATCAAATAGCCCGATGGATGTGCTGGAAAACTTGGTAAAAGTATACCAGTGGCAACTTCAGATGGCTCCTGTGCAAAACTTACTTTATCAAATTCAATGGCAGCCCAAGCCTCATTCTCAAACAATTAACTCTTTGAAGCAGGAGAATTGGTTAATTTTTGCAGACAAACAAGGGATGGGGCAAGCGATCGCACAGCAGTTACAAAAGCAAGGGCATCACTGCCATCTAGTTTATGCAGGCGACACGTATGAAAAGATAAATAGTCTGACATCATACATCAATCCCAAACATGATGGTGATTACAAGCAGCTGCTGCAAGATGTATCCATAACTAAAATTCTGTATCTATGGAGTTTAGAAGCAGAATTTACACACTTGATCTCACCCTCGGCAATTCAGAAGATTCAACAACATATTTGTGGTAGCCTGTTGTACTTAGTGCAGTCTCTAGCAACGTTTGGACACACTTTATCCCCCTCTTTGTGGATAGTAACCAGAGGTGCGATCGCCTTTGGTCAAGAACTGTCCAATCTTGTTCAAGCACCCTTACAAGGGCTGGGTAAAGTAATTGCTTTAGAACATAACAGACTGTGGGGAGGCATGATTGATTTGTCTCCAAATACTTCTAATAATGAAGTAGAGATACTTTTGCAAGCCATTCAAACAGCCGATGGAGAAGACCAAATAGTTATTCGAGAAGAACAATGCTATGTTCCTCGCCTCATTTCTTATCAGCCCCAAAAAGGCTTAATTCAGAAATTTAACTCCAATAGCACCTATTTAATTACAGGAGGGCTTGGTGCTTTAGGGCTGCAAATTGCCCAATGGTTTGTTCAGCAAGGTGTACGCCACCTCGTCTTAGTAAATCGCAGCCTAGCATCACAACAAACACAAATTATTTTAGATGACCTAAGACAAAAAGGTGTGACAGTCAAAGTCGCTCAAGCTGATGTATCTTCTCCAGTAGCTATTGCTGGGGTATTAGAGGATATCAAAGCAAATATGCCTCCGTTACGTGGTATTATTCATGCTGCGGGCATCTTAGATGATGGAATATTAATTCAGCAAAATTGGGAATGTTTCTCGCAGGTAATGGCACCCAAAGTTGCTGGGGCTTGGAATTTGCATCAGTTAACCCGAGACCTCCAACTAGACTTCTTTGTGTGTTTTTCATCCATAGCTGCCTTGCTGGGTTCACTCGGACAAGCCAACTATGCTGCTGCTAATGCCTTTGTTGATGCTTTAGCCCATTACCGTCAAAAATTAGGACTACCAGGATTAAGTATAAATTGGGGGCCTTTTTCTGGAATTGGAATGGCAGCCACTGTAGATAATTACTACCAAACTCGTTGGCAAGAACAAGGGATAACTCCGCTTAATCCAGAACAAGCAGTGCAAATACTACAACTTCTTTTCAAACAAGACAAACCGCAAGTCGGAGTTTTGCAAGTGGATTGGTCAATATTTAGTCAGGCTCGTCGGGTCGAAGTTCAACGTCCCATACTGGCAGAATTAATTATTCCGTCCAAATCACAAGCTAATGAGGTAGAAAGTAATTCTGCCACCTCTGATTTACTCAATCAATTGCAATTAGCTAATCATCGCGATCGCTATGAGATTTTGGTCACTTACCTCCAAAAACAAGTGCATCAGATTCTCAGATTGCCTTCTTCCCAATTACCAGAACCGCAGCAAGGATTCTTTGACATGGGAATTGATTCTCTCATGGCTATAGAACTCAAGAACCTTTTAGAATCTCATCTCCATATTTCGCTGCCTACCACATTAATCTTAGAATTTCCGACTATTCATAAACTTGCTGCTTACTTAGAACAGGAAGTTGTGATATTGCAATCATCACAAGAAAGACCTCAAATTGATTCTCCAGACTTGTTAGAGAACCTTGAGCAATTATCTAAGCTTGAAATTTTATCTGATACTGCTTTGGTAGAACCTGACTTTGTTGAAGAACTTGCGGAATTAGAAACTTTGCTAAAAGGAAATAAATATGAATAG